The window GCGCATTCCGTACAACCGGCTGGAGAGCGAGCTGCTGCGCGGCCAAGGCGTCGCGGTCGGACGGCTCGACTCGCGTTTTCAAACGCCGTCGCTGGACCGCGTCGAGGATCAGCCCGACTGGGACCCCGCCGACGCCGCGATCGACTCGGCGTTCACGGCGGCGGTGAACTCCTACCTGCGCGGACCACTCGCGTACAGTACGCCGCTGCTCTATAACAAGAGCGCGTACCGCGAGATCCGCGCTGCCGGCGGCTGGGACTTCAAGCATCGCGGGATCTCGCAGCCCGACGTCTCGGTCGACCTAGGAGAGGCGCTTTCGTATAACCCCGATCTGCGAATTTTCTCGGCGAACGGGTACTACGACTTTGCCACTCCGTACTTCGAGACGATGTACGTGCTCGGACACCTCGGCGTGCTGCCCGCGCTGCAGAAAAACATCACGTACGGTTTCTATCCATCGGGGCACATGATCTACCTGCAGCCGCAGGCAATCGCATCGATGCACAACGACCTCGAGCGTTGGTATGCCGCCACGCTGGCGGGGCACTAGGAGATGCACAGCCTGAAGTACTCCGCTGCTGCGGCCTTCCTCGCATTCGTGGCGGCGTCTGCACCGGCCGCCACCGAATCCAAGGGCGCACCCTCGCCGATCGTTCCCGACTCGGTAACGACGCACTCGATCGTTCTCCACGCAAACCGGTACGACTACACCGCGCGCGCGGGGTTGATCGCGCTGCGGGATACGAACGAGAAGCAGACCGCGACGATGTTCTACACGGCGTATACGCTCAACGGAGCCAACCCGCGCACACGCCCGGTGACCTTCTTCTACAACGGCGGCCCCGGGAGCGCGACGATCTGGCTGCGGATGGGCTCGTTCGGCCCGGTCCGCGTCGTCGTGGGTAACGCGTCGATGACGCCGCCCGCGCCCTATCGTTTAGTAGGAAATCAATACTCGCTGCTCGATACGAGTGACCTCGTCTTCGTCGACATGGCTGCGAGCGGATACGGACGAATCCTGCCCGGCGCGGACCCCAAGAAGATCTTCGGCAGCGACAACGACGTGAAGGCCTTCGCGCAGTTCGTCGAGCGCTATCTCAAGCGATTCAACCGCTGGAACTCGCCGAAGTTTCTCTTTGGTGAGTCTTACGGCACACCGCGCTCGGCGATGCTGGTCGATTATCTGCAGAGCCAAGGCATCGGCGTCAACGGCGTCGTCCTGCAGTCGTCGATCCTGAACTTCGGGCTGGCCTCATCCGACACGTACGGCGGCGCGAGCACCGACGACTGGCAGTACATTTTCGCTCTACCGACCGAAGCCGCCACGGCCTGGTACTTCAAAGCGGTGCCGGGCGCTCCGCGCAGCCTCCCGGAATATGTTAATCAGGTACGCGACTTCGCCATGGGCGAGTACCGCAACGCGCTCGCCCAGGGTGCGACCCTGCCGCCCGCCGAGTACGATAGAATCGTGGCGCAGCTGCACCATTACACCGGCATCTCGGAGGCCTACATCCGCAGCGCTGACCTGCGCATCGACGGCTCGCGCTTCCTGGCGGAGTTCCGGCGCAATCAGGGCAGAACACAAGGCGCGTATGACGGCCGCTACTGGCTGTATACCGTCGACCGCGAATCGCCCAACCCGCAGCTCGAGGCCACCGACGCCGCTATCGACGCGGCATACGTTGCATCACAGAACGCGTACTTTCACGACACGCTCAAGTACCAAACGCCGCTGCTCTACTCACGGGAGCGTATGCGACCATCTCGGCAAGCGGCCCCTGGGACTACAAGCATCGCGACGAGCTGCCGCTCAACTCGGCGCGCGATCTCCAAGAGGCGATGACGAGGGATCCGAACCTGCGGGTATTTTCCGCAAACGGCTACTACGACTCGGTCACGCCGTGGCTCGCCACCATCTACGCGCTGGCCCACTTGGGGCTGGAAGCGCCGCTGCAGGGACACATCGCCTACGGATTCTATCCGGCAGGCCACATGATCTACTTAAATCCGGTCGCGCTGGGGCAGTTCCACGACGACCTCGAGCGATGGTATCGAAGCACGTTGAACGTTCGTTAGCGCTGCGCCGCGTGCGCTCAAAGCTGGCCTGGCAAGGGGACCAAGCGGGGGACTGCTGCCCCCGTAGCGTATAGCGGTTACCTACCCGGTTCGAGCCATGGAGGACGTGAGGTTTGTACTCCCTGGTGTTCAGGTTTCCGTTCGTTGCTTCTGAGAGGAAGAGTTCTATGAAATTTCGCGTTCTTGTCGGTCTCGCCGCCGTAGGGTTCGTTTCGCTTTCTGCATGTGGAAGCATCAACACGACGGGCGGCCTAGGCGGCACACCGGCCGCTAATGCGGTCATCCCGCTAACCAGTACTCTGATGGTCACAGCACGCTATGGAAAGAGCCCGATTCCCCATTTGGAAATTACGTTGACCCGAGGCACCTGGCCTAAGGGTAAGCTGATCGCAAAAGGCAAGACCGGGCCGATGGGCCGAGTCACGTTGTCCGGCAACTGGACGGCGCAAGAAACAATCTGTGTGGGGGGCAAATACGTCAGAGCCTCCGGCATCTTCGAGGCGAGTCATTGCGAACGGCCCGCCCCTCGATCCGTCACTCTGGACTTCCAGCCACATCACGACTCGATCGGCGGCACCCCCCGTCGCGATCTACAGGAGAACAGGAAGTGAGCTTCTTACGCCTATCTGCAACGGCGGCCGCGTTGGTCGCACTGTACCTCTTCGGAACGCTCGCTGCGGTGCATGCCGGAACCTTGCCCAATATCAGCGGTACGTGGTACGCGCAAGGAGATGCTGCAAAGCGCTGCCATATCGAGCAGAGTGGGCTTGACGTTTCGTTTACCAACGAGATTGGCTCTCACGCGCACGGCAAATTTACCGATCCGTCCACGCTTTCGGCGAGCTGGCCGGACTGGCATAACTCAGCGGGCGTGGGGCCGCGCACCACGTACACCGGCACCATCGGCAGCGGTCTCTCGGTGATTCGCTGGAGCAACGGCACGTACTGGACGCGACATCCGCGCTAGCTAGTCCGGCGACGTCGCCAGCATCTTGGCCTGCGCCGCAAGGTCCGAAACGTCGATTCCGGCGTGCTGCGCGATCTGCAGCAGCAGCTTATTTTGAAGTTCCTGATGGTAGAGCAGGCGCGAGATCGAGTCGTGATCGGCTTCCGCGCGCAGCTCGGCGTGCTGCGTCTGCTGCTTTTGCGCGACGGCGATCACGAAGATCAGGATCAACTGCAAAACGTTCGAGCACGTAAGAAGAAAGACGAAGGGGAAGGGATCCCAGTGCGTTGCGGCGCCGACGCCGATCCAGAGAAGTTGAACGAGGATCGCCAGGAGCAGCGCGATCGGCGCGCCCGTCGCATCGGCGATGCGGCGACAGATCTTCTCAGTCTCGCTGAGCTGATCTTGATGCTCGGCGTTGACGTCGTCGACGAGCGGGTGATCCTCGACGTCGGTGGTGTGACTCATTGGGACTTCTCCTTTCGAGCGACGCTGGGAGGGCGTTCGAAGAGCCAGCGGATGACGGCGGCGTTCACCAGCTTGTGCTCTTCGCGGTGAAGGCGCTCCATCAGCGCTGCCTCTTCTTCCGCGGGTGCGACGCGAAGCGGTTTTCGCGCCAGGACTGGTCCCCGATCGGTCGCCGGCGTTACGCGGTGAACGGTTGCGCCGATCCACGAACTTTCGCCCGCGAGCGCATCGCGCACCGCGTGCGGGCCGCGAAACGCGGGGATCCGCGTACCGTCAGGCATCACGACCGAATCCTCCGCCGGGTCGAGCGGCAAGTAGGCCGGATGAAGGTTCAGCAGGTCCGGAAAAGCGCGCACGAACGGCTCCGCGAGCAAATGCATCCAGCCCAGCAGCAGCACGAGATCCGGCTCGTGCGAAGCCGCCTCCTCGAGCAAGCGCGCGTCGTACTGCGCGCGCGTCTCTCGCGCACGATCCCAGCTGAGCGCTCGAACCGCGGGCACGCCGCCCCGGCGAGCCCGTTCGAGGGCGAACGCGCGCGAATCGTTGCTGACGACCGCGACGACCTCTACCGGCAAGCTTCCCGCCCCCGACGCGTCGAGCACGGCCTGTAGATTGCTTCCGTTCCCTGAAGCCAAAACCAGCGTGCGCGGCCGCGGCGCCAGCAGCGCGCTGCGCTCGAATCGTTCCGCGATGCGCGCGCCGGCCGCGTCGGCGTAGTAGCGGATCAGCGCTTCACCGTTAACCGCCGGTATCAGTGCGCGCCCGTAGCCGCGATCGGCAAGGCCCGCGAGCGCGCGGCGCAGCAGCGCGACCCCTAGGCCGCTCTTGCGTTCGGCGGCGGCAACGCCGAACGGCCCGAAGAGGCCCACGTCCGGCGCGCGGCCCAGCCCCGCGAGCCAGCGAAAGCGCAATCCTTGCGCGCAGATCGTCGCAAAGCCGATCGGCGTGGTCACGCGGCGCGCGATCAGCGTTGCGCCCGCTGCCGCCTCCGAGCTCCAGGTTGCGCTGAACGTTTCGTCGATCCATGCCAACGTGCGCTCGTCGGCGGGTGCCGCCGCGGAGATGGCGCCTTGCGGTGCAGGAGGGAGAGCGGAGAGCGTATCGAGGTCGACGATGAGATTGACGAGCGTCGACACGTCAGCTGTGAATGACTACCTGCGGTTCGTCGCCCGCGCGCGATTCGATCCAGCCGACGACGCGTGCGCCCGAGACCGCCCCGACCGCGGCAGCCGCGTCGGTCACCGGCACGACCAGCGTATAACCGATGCCCATGTTGAAAACCCGGTAGCGCTCCTGCGCGCTAAGATCCCCGCGCCGCACGAGCTCCGCAACGATCGGCGGCACGTTCCAGCGCTGCTGTTCGAAGACCGCTTTGACGCCCGCAGGCAGCGTGCGTCCGACGTTTTCGAGCAGACCGCCGCCGGTTATATGCGCCATCGACTTGACCCGCGCGACGCGCTCGATCGCGCGGACGTCAGCATAATAAGAGGGATGCTCGGCGAGCAGGGCATCGGCGTACGTGCCGTCGCCGAAGGCGGCGTTCCATTCCGAACGATCGATCAGCGCACGAGCGAGCGAGTAACCATTGGTGTGCAGGCCGACGGACGGCAGTCCGACGATCGCGTCGCCGGGCTCGACGCCGCCGAGCCGCGAAAGCGCTTCGACCTCAACGATGCCGACGATCGTGCCCGCCAGATCGAAGTGTCCGGCTTGATAGAGGCCCGGCATCTCGGCCGTCTCTCCGCCGAGGAGCGCGCAGTTGTGGCGGCGGCAGGCCTCCGCGCAGCCGCGTACGATCTCGGCGGCAACTTGCGGCTCGAGCCTGCCGACCGCGAGGTAATCTAAAAAGAAGAGCGGCGTCGCGTCGCAGACCAGAATGTCGTTGACGCAGTGATTGACGAGATCGGCCCCGACGCTGCCGTATCGTCCCAGCTCGG of the Candidatus Cybelea sp. genome contains:
- a CDS encoding GNAT family N-acetyltransferase; amino-acid sequence: MSTLVNLIVDLDTLSALPPAPQGAISAAAPADERTLAWIDETFSATWSSEAAAGATLIARRVTTPIGFATICAQGLRFRWLAGLGRAPDVGLFGPFGVAAAERKSGLGVALLRRALAGLADRGYGRALIPAVNGEALIRYYADAAGARIAERFERSALLAPRPRTLVLASGNGSNLQAVLDASGAGSLPVEVVAVVSNDSRAFALERARRGGVPAVRALSWDRARETRAQYDARLLEEAASHEPDLVLLLGWMHLLAEPFVRAFPDLLNLHPAYLPLDPAEDSVVMPDGTRIPAFRGPHAVRDALAGESSWIGATVHRVTPATDRGPVLARKPLRVAPAEEEAALMERLHREEHKLVNAAVIRWLFERPPSVARKEKSQ
- the purM gene encoding phosphoribosylformylglycinamidine cyclo-ligase, which gives rise to MAESWENPRPEQKAAPESYARAGVDVAAGNEAVARYREVLGAWRHPAQLDVIGGFAGIFRLPDEGGRALVASTDGVGTKVLVATELGRYGSVGADLVNHCVNDILVCDATPLFFLDYLAVGRLEPQVAAEIVRGCAEACRRHNCALLGGETAEMPGLYQAGHFDLAGTIVGIVEVEALSRLGGVEPGDAIVGLPSVGLHTNGYSLARALIDRSEWNAAFGDGTYADALLAEHPSYYADVRAIERVARVKSMAHITGGGLLENVGRTLPAGVKAVFEQQRWNVPPIVAELVRRGDLSAQERYRVFNMGIGYTLVVPVTDAAAAVGAVSGARVVGWIESRAGDEPQVVIHS
- a CDS encoding DUF1003 domain-containing protein; translation: MSHTTDVEDHPLVDDVNAEHQDQLSETEKICRRIADATGAPIALLLAILVQLLWIGVGAATHWDPFPFVFLLTCSNVLQLILIFVIAVAQKQQTQHAELRAEADHDSISRLLYHQELQNKLLLQIAQHAGIDVSDLAAQAKMLATSPD